A stretch of DNA from Acropora palmata chromosome 12, jaAcrPala1.3, whole genome shotgun sequence:
ttgcttGGCAGACTACAGGACAGAAAAAAGCGCGTGTGTCCATGGAACACgataattttttgtcattaaacCAGTCATATATTTTTCCATACGCGTACGGGCAATTTTttgcgggggggggggggggcggtaAACCATTTGCCCAGATTTTTACGAAGCAATcgaaaagaaagggaaaacaaagggaaaataTTCTTACATATGAATCTAtcatatgacgtcataaaacacgttaaaagaaataactatCTCTGCCATTTCGATGGCCAAAGATACCGATGGTACGATCTATATCATTGTTGACTACAGAGTTGGCATATTCCCTTTCAGTGTCAATGAGTGCAATGTTACTGATACGTTGTTGCCCAATGGTGCCTCAGAGATAAGTTTTCAACCTGCGCAACCGCCTAAATTATCGTTCTGCAGATAATGATTTGATTGTAGAAAATTATGCTAAAATTGTAATGACTGTGATTAATTCAAGACTGGAAATACCAAACACAAACTACGTAGTGCAGGGTAATACAGTGCCCAACAGTAACATAATTGCAAATATGTAAAAGTACATCGTATTGCAAGTAACCAGATAATTTCATTCCATAAGCTCCTATGTAGAAATCTATACGctttattttcacatgtgaacAGAATTGCGCACAGCTGTTTCACATGAGGAAgtataaccaatcaacgatAGCGTAAAGGCCTTTCCGAGCCAATCAGAGTCGTTCATCTTTTATATTCTAATAGCCTTTCAGATTTGACGGCATTCTTAGTGGCCCCTCCTCCAAATTTTACCTGGGAAAATGGCGAAGGCGGGGGAAAGCCCTAGATTTGTGTCGGTTGGTTGCTCCCTAAACAAGTTTGTATaacatcaagaaaacaaaaacacatcgAGCAAATCACATGTACAGAGAGATGTTTagttgctcaaaaaaaaaaaaaaaaaagaattagtcCCAAGAAACGAGATTATAGAGACTGCAAATATTGCTTCTAATTTTTTGCTCCAAGTGCAcgtgcttttgtttttaatttgtgttagGAACACtttttcaatgaaagtttTCGTCTTTCGCGTaataaacagctcacttcctaGAAAGCATATAATAGCAGTAGCATCAAAATATGTGTGATTGTTTGATCATCAAGTTTTATTGGCCAGTCGAAGCCTACGAAGGTGTAGTCTGATGGGTGAAATGGCTGAGAAACCTTTTCGACACTAATATTAATTAACTCTTGTAGGTGGGCacaattctttttaattcGACACAGAACAAAGTTGTTCATACATGGCGCTCAATTTGTCGCCATGCTTAATATTATCCATCTCTTGGTGTCCAGTTCCCTCTCAGCCTAGTTCCTTAACCCTAGACCCTAGCCCTAACTCTAATCTTCTAATATTGGGCACCAACTCCCTCTAAATCCATCGTAAGTAATTTCCAGTTTGTTTTCAGTTATTGCCAAAGAAACGAAGGGCACACGGATGCCCCGAATATGTTCCACTGATGTAATACAGATAGTACTCACTGCAGTTCTGTACTTGAATGTTGATGGCCCATCGGCAACAATTTGAATTCCAGCTGAAACACACCTGTCGTGTCCCCTTACCCTCGTATTCATCGGGATGAGCGCCATTTAACCATCCCGCAGCGTGTGTCCCACATCTGTTCGGAGGGATGCATGAAGTGGGCATTTTTGTTCCCGCATCTCCTTGGAAACGAAACCATGCAGGCCCAAGACTGTTGTCGCAAAGGACAGGTGTAGCGTCGTTTGTCACTTTTCTGTCGGCATTGCTCAATACTTGGTAGTTTTGACAttctgaaaaacagaaaataatcaaattCAGAATCCTAATGCCAAGGCCGTAAGGTCCATGTTAGATGTGTATACCGACAGAGGAGCGAAGGCTCTTTCGCCCGaacccaaaagaaaattagaagctaagaagcagaaaaaaagaaactaggCAGCACGTGATGTGACTGTTTTGAGCACAAAGTGGGTTCGTTGCGCAGCAGACGAAAAAAAAGCGTGCTTCACGTGCAGTTAAATGCCAAGCCTAAGTGCAGACTGATGTGCACGTGCAAGCCTTTGTGGAAGACAACAGAAAATCGTCATCAAACTCACTGGggtttcttatttttattttatttttttgaaggATACTAGGATCAAATATGTTGCCTGGAGATAATTTCTTCCACTCCTGTGCCAGTTAAGCTCAATTTAAGTCCCTTAGAATCACTTTTCTATTGTGTCCTAATGcatattttataattatgCCAACACTATAGGACGCCCGTTTGTAGTTGATATAATATACGATACGTATTGTGTCCGATGAATGCCAATTTAGCCGGGAAAGTAAAATAATCGAGTTGCCGTTTTCTTGGTTAAATAAATCAGCTTTTGCTGAAAGAAATTTATGAAATACTTGCCGTCTGGAATGCAATAATTTTGGCCGTCTCCTCGGTAACCAGACTTGCAGGCGCAGTTATAAGAGCCAAGTGTATTTGTACAGATAGCTGTTCCATTGACACAATTGTGAATTCCGCTGGCACATTCATCGATATCTTAAAAGAGTGCGAAAGGAAGAATCAAAGGATACTCGGAGTTAGAAAGCTGTCTCAATCGGTAACGGAATGCGACCTGTCAGTTTACGTAGAGCTAAAGCAAGCGACTTTTGTGAGGCACGGACgaaaaccggaagtgaaaattttATGAGCCAGGACTAGGGTCTATCCCATATTTTCCAACTAATCGTCTCCACTTGTGAAAAGATACTGAATCATGTAAATATGGCATTGTATACAAAAGTTACATAGGAAGACAGCTCACTTCTGGTTGCCTTCCGTAGCTCAAAAGCGTCGCTTGCAGAATCTCCGCACTAGGAACACAGACATCGAcgggaaaaagaaagttaaaaataaattcgCATTTTGTAGCAGTGAGAAGCGGTCCTTTTGAAAGGTTTGCAATCAgctaatttcatttttcatacATTGACGTTGACGGAAGTTACTAACAAATTTACGTGTTTAACATTCAAAAAATGCCTTGATTGAAAACGATCATCTGGGTGagtggagtcctgagaagtccttctcaggactccactCACctagatgatctttttcaatcaagggatgttactcctgggttcaaaccattttcttgttgaaaaaatGGTAGTTGTGAACGCTTTTTAACCAgcgatttttgttttattatacatttttcTATTCTTCTTTTCCAACCAACGACCTGAAATGACCTGCTTTGTAGGTGTGTGGTCGACGTGAACACGTGATGACAAACAATtgattgttttgcttttaatttccaAACAGCTGAtaccaatttctattttaattaCAGGATAATTAGaagacattttgcaaagccaaACGACTTGCAATAAGTGGAAAATGATTGGCGAAACACAactttacattttcagatggcTTTTGCGCAGTAGTTGCCGTCGAGCCTGCTGGAATTCCCTTCTTCATATGTTTCATATACGGCTATCTCTTGTGCAAAATGCAAATCACGATGATGTGATCCGACGCGCTTCTTGTGATGAGAGCTAATTTGTCTTTTACATTTACAAGTGTACTGAACACgcgcttttttttccttctcaagACAAAGGAATCTCGTGATTGGCCTTTGCACTCAACGCTGGTTCCACACTCAGTCTTTAAAATAATGTGAATTAAACTAAATGTAAATGTAACAACTGCgcagagaagcctgaaaaattcaagacTTCAACAGGTTTCGAATCCTTGACTTCGCAATACCGGTGTGAAACTCCAATCAACTAAGCTATGAAGCGGAATATTTCAAATAGAAGTTCAAAATATGATTCATTTATATATTCATATCATTTCGTTCATTGATTCATTTAACAACTCCACTTGttgcttcatagctcagttagACAAAGCACCCAGCAACATCACGAGCTCACGCGGGTTCAAACTCGTTGAAAGCCTCAATTCTTGAGCCTTCTCTAAGCAATTGTTAGAATTGCGTTTTCAACTGTGAGCTTTACTTCATAAATGCAGTTCGATATATgattaaatttaaatatatcATTTGGTTTCGTTCATTGATTCCAAATTGTTTTAGTTTAGTCTACTACAACTGTTGAAAGGAGTTAAGAAGCCCACGGATTACTCATAAAACCTCACTTCCTGTGCGCATGTCACAGGACACCAATGTTACTTGGCCGGGTTTGATGGAATCAAGCCAATATTTACCGCTGACTGCACTGGCTCCTTCGCTCGCTTTGATCTCCCGACAGGATGTAGCAGGTACCTCTTTAATGGCACCCAAGGAAACTGCAAAGTGGCAAAAAGCATGAGGATATTACattacaaaatgaacaaaaatatatcaagaaagaaaaaggacactaagaataattgcaaaacaaacaaaaaaggaaataaaacaaaaaagtgaaaaaagagCAAAGAGTTGCAGGACATGAATCCAAATCAGTTGTAACGCTCCTCATTGGACAGCAACATCTTTTGacttaataaacaataaataaaaaaaaaatcaaccaatcaataaAAAGCGAAATACAAGGGAGCATCGAGTTGCAGGACATGATTCCTAGGGATTTGTAAAGTTCCTCATTGGACAACCACCCTTTGACTTATCAAGCGCGTGGATGTTCGCCAAATTCCTGATTTATTTTCGCTTTGAGATACGTCGCACGGAAGTCATGATGTACTGGGCTCATAGGTTTTTCACAACTTATCAAGAATAAGTACActaataagtaaataaaatgaaaaaaaataagcaaacgaaaaaagaaacaaactagAACAAGTGGGCCGTCCAGTTCACCGACGTTATGGCATTCCAGATATATTACGTACACGTCACAAGGTGTCTACCTGACCCCAAGCATAAGCGAAACCAAACAGCGGTAAGTAAAGTTCTTTGGCCTAAGGGGAAACCATACAACAGCCTGTGACGCCTACGTAATTCTCTCTTTGCAGCTTCATGGGATATGTGTAAGaaacataaaacaaaacacaaaacgccccccccccccccaaaaaaaaaggcatgtgggttaaaaaaaagaaaaaaaaagacgataacaataatactaataataatcatcattttaatcaaaatcataatagtaataataataataagaaaacgAAATGTAAGCAACGAGTTAAAGGACCTGAATCTAAAACAATTGTAACGTTCTTCATTGGACAACGATCTTTTGACTTAGAAAACGAGGAGATGTTCGCCAAATTCTTGATCTCTTTCGCTTTTAGATACCTTGCGCAAAAGCCACTTTTTATTGGGTTCATAGGTTTACCACAACTtgttaataaagaaaaaaaaataaacgaaaacaagaacaaaacaaacaaacaaaaacaaagagggCCGTACAATACTCGCCCGACGCAATGATATTCCTGATCAGGACCTTATGAGTAAGAGAATGCATCTCTACCATATTCATGTCAcagcgttttcatagaccgattgaATTTTAGATCGGATTTTTCTGGAATGAGATTCCCTTGGGAGTGTTATGACCAATTACAAGAAAGTAACGGCTTCACTGGACcggatttttctttctttcaagaaagaaataaagtgTACTAAAAAACAGATCAGTCTgaaaaaaatgccgtgacataggcttagtatgagAGTTGGATGCGCCCGGTA
This window harbors:
- the LOC141860783 gene encoding uromodulin-like produces the protein MVKKPHRYATVVIFLTISVQACAANLQCKDVQSVYGTMLKGHVFQESNAANILTCGQLCNSNIRCQSINYVISRNLCELNSRAKEARPEDYVQDADRVYLTRPSERVSLGAIKEVPATSCREIKASEGASAVSDIDECASGIHNCVNGTAICTNTLGSYNCACKSGYRGDGQNYCIPDECQNYQVLSNADRKVTNDATPVLCDNSLGPAWFRFQGDAGTKMPTSCIPPNRCGTHAAGWLNGAHPDEYEGKGTRQVCFSWNSNCCRWAINIQVQNCSEYYLYYISGTYSGHPCALRFFGNN